Proteins found in one Sorghum bicolor cultivar BTx623 chromosome 1, Sorghum_bicolor_NCBIv3, whole genome shotgun sequence genomic segment:
- the LOC8082015 gene encoding probable lipoxygenase 6 — MAAPCRELAGLRRGPAAARPPVPGRRGANELCLAPFHHRAPQQQRQRQRRGRGLKVVAAISEDLPRLAAPGTGTGNKGAAEGRRPEKVLVRAALTVRRKHKEDLKEAMAGHLDALWDMVGRSVALELISTKIHARTKKPLQSGQASIKDWCQKRGVKGEHVVYTAEFMVDSDFGEPGAITVANRHHREFFLESIVVEGGLPCGPVHFACNSWVQSTRELPGKRVFFSNKPYLPSETPPGLRELRDKELKDLRGDGTGVRKLSDRIYDYAMYNDLGNPDRGKEFTRPILGGDKIPYPRRCRTGRPPTDTSMMAESRVEKPHRIYVPRDEAFEELKQGAFSSGRLRAVLHTLIPSMIATISAETHSFQGFHHVDNLYKEGLRLKLGLQEHLFQKIPLVQKIQESSEGMLRYDTPRILSKDKFAWLRDDEFARQTVAGINPVSITRLTVFPPVSKLDPAIYGSPESSITEAHIAGQLNGLTVQQAVDEAKLFILDYHDAYLPFLDRINAIEGRKAYATRTILFLTKAGTLKPIAIELSLPPSKAGQPQPSKVLTPPSDATSNWLWMLAKAHVSSNDAGVHQLVNHWLRTHAIMEPFILAAHRRMSAMHPVFKLLHPHMRYTLEINALARQSLISADGVIESCFTPGPVSFEISAAYYHNHWRFDLEGLPSDLVRRGVAVEDASQPHGIRLLIEDYPYANDGLLLWSAIRNWVESYVQLYYPDAGTVQSDDELQGWYHETVHVGHADIRHAPWWPSLSTPADLASILTTLIWLASAQHAALNFGQYPLGGYVPNRPPLMRRLLPDPERDAAEYAAFLADPHRFFLNAMPGVLEATKFMAVVDTLSTHSPDEEYLGEGRDEPWTGDAAAVAAHAMFEADVRRAEEAIETRNADQRRKNRCGAGVLPYELLAPSSPPGVTCRGVPNSISI, encoded by the exons ATGGCCGCGCCATGCAGGGAGCTCGCGGGCCTTCGCCGGGGGCCAGCCGCGGCGAGGCCGCCGGTGCCGGGCCGCCGGGGCGCGAACGAGCTCTGCCTCGCGCCGTTCCACCACCGcgcgccgcagcagcagcggcagcggcagcggcgggggcgggggctcAAGGTGGTGGCGGCCATCAGCGAGGACCTGCCGAGGCTCGCGGCGCCCGGGACCGGGACCGGGAATAAGGGCGCGGCGGAGGGCAGGCGGCCCGAGAAGGTGCTGGTGCGGGCCGCGCTCACGGTGCGCCGCAAGCACAAGGAGGACCTCAAGGAGGCGATGGCCGGCCACCTCGACGCGCTCTGGGACATGGTCGGCCGGAGCGTCGCGCTCGAGCTCATCAGCACCAAGATCCACGCCA GGACCAAGAAACCGTTGCAGAGCGGTCAGGCGTCGATCAAAGACTGGTGTCAGAAGAGGGGTGTCAAGGGAGAGCACGTCGTGTACACGGCTGAGTTCATGGTGGATTCAGACTTCGGCGAGCCCGGCGCCATCACCGTGGCCAACCGGCACCACCGGGAGTTCTTTCTGGAGAGCATCGTCGTCGAGGGTGGGCTGCCGTGTGGTCCGGTGCACTTTGCCTGCAACTCTTGGGTGCAGTCCACCAGGGAATTGCCGGGAAAGAGGGTGTTCTTCAGTAACAAG CCGTATTTACCATCTGAAACACCACCTGGACTTAGAGAACTAAGGGATAAGGAGCTGAAGGACCTTAGAGGAGACGGCACAGGAGTACGAAAGTTATCTGACAGAATATATGATTATGCAATGTACAATGATTTGGGGAATCCAGATCGGGGAAAAGAGTTCACCAGGCCAATCCTTGGAGGTGACAAGATCCCTTACCCACGGCGATGCCGAACTGGTCGTCCACCAACTGATACCA GCATGATGGCTGAGAGCAGAGTAGAGAAACCACACCGGATATACGTACCTCGGGATGAGGCATTTGAGGAGCTGAAGCAAGGTGCCTTCTCATCAGGGAGGCTGCGGGCAGTACTTCACACCCTTATCCCATCGATGATTGCAACCATCTCAGCTGAAACCCACagcttccaaggtttccaccacGTTGATAATCTCTACAAGGAGGGCCTCAGGCTGAAGTTGGGTCTCCAGGAGCACCTGTTCCAGAAAATACCCCTTGTTCAGAAGATTCAGGAATCAAGTGAGGGGATGCTTCGCTATGATACACCTAGAATTCTTTCCA AGGACAAGTTTGCATGGCTCCGTGATGATGAGTTTGCTCGGCAGACCGTTGCAGGAATAAACCCAGTTAGCATCACCAGGCTCACG GTTTTCCCACCAGTGAGCAAGTTGGATCCTGCAATCTATGGCTCACCAGAATCATCGATCACAGAAGCGCACATCGCTGGTCAGCTCAATGGACTCACAGTACAACAG GCAGTGGACGAGGCAAAGCTGTTCATATTGGACTACCATGATGCCTACCTGCCATTCTTGGACCGGATTAATGCAATAGAGGGGCGGAAGGCATATGCAACCCGCACAATCTTGTTTCTTACCAAAGCTGGCACATTGAAACCAATTGCTATTGAACTTAGCCTTCCTCCAAGCAAGGCAGGCCAGCCCCAACCAAGCAAAGTCCTTACTCCTCCCAGTGATGCTACCTCCAATTGGCTATGGATGCTTGCCAAAGCTCATGTTAGCTCCAATGACGCCGGTGTTCACCAGCTCGTTAATCACTG GCTGAGGACACATGCTATAATGGAGCCATTCATATTGGCAGCGCATCGGCGAATGAGTGCGATGCACCCAGTCTTCAAGCTCCTACACCCCCACATGCGGTACACTCTGGAGATCAATGCGCTTGCACGGCAGAGCCTGATCAGTGCGGACGGTGTCATCGAGTCATGCTTCACCCCTGGCCCTGTTTCCTTCGAGATCAGCGCTGCTTACTACCACAACCACTGGCGGTTCGACCTGGAGGGCCTCCCTTCTGACCTCGTCCGCAG GGGAGTGGCTGTGGAGGATGCGTCGCAGCCTCACGGCATCAGGCTCCTCATCGAGGACTACCCTTACGCGAACGACGGGCTCCTGCTGTGGTCGGCCATTCGCAACTGGGTGGAGTCGTACGTGCAGCTCTACTACCCGGACGCCGGCACCGTTCAGTCCGACGACGAGCTCCAAGGGTGGTACCACGAGACGGTCCACGTCGGGCACGCCGACATCCGGCACGCGCCCTGGTGGCCCTCGCTCTCCACGCCGGCGGACCTCGCGTCCATCCTGACGACGCTCATCTGGCTCGCGTCGGCGCAGCACGCGGCGCTCAACTTCGGGCAGTACCCGCTGGGCGGGTACGTGCCGAACCGCCCGCCGCTGATGCGTCGGCTGCTGCCGGACCCGGAGCGCGACGCGGCCGAGTACGCGGCGTTCCTGGCGGACCCGCACCGGTTCTTCCTGAACGCGATGCCCGGGGTGCTGGAGGCCACCAAGTTCATGGCGGTGGTGGACACGCTGTCGACGCACTCGCCCGACGAGGAGTACCTCGGCGAGGGGCGCGACGAGCCGTGGACGGGCGACGCGGCCGCCGTGGCGGCGCACGCCATGTTCGAGGCCGACGTGCGCCGCGCCGAGGAGGCCATCGAGACGCGGAACGCGGACCAGCGCAGGAAGAACCGGTGCGGCGCCGGCGTGCTGCCGTACGAGCTGCTGGCGCCCAGCTCGCCGCCGGGGGTCACGTGCCGCGGCGTGCCTAACAGCATCTCCATATGA
- the LOC8059790 gene encoding protein LURP-one-related 6 — MTVCIQRRTIYLSSTSTVRKIELHTYVRTTMGAYTTIAPVVSKIFCSSSHAVLMVRRRPPTVNGGGLVVTNQDQRAAFSVDGCGIIGASGQLIVRNGDGSAILFIHKKEGVVQALSVNNWWRGYLSDYGEPSKLVFSLQDPKPVLFMKGDVRVTVEPNGRKRHWDYEVTGSFAQRSCAIKNRAGQVVAQIGAKGMMAGRDFYQVVVQPGYDQAFVVGIIAILDNMNGESTSC, encoded by the exons ATGACTGTGTGCATTCAGAGAAGGACTATATATCTGTCTTCTACCTCAACTGTAAGAAAGATCGAGCTACATACATACGTGCGTACTACCATGGGTGCATACACAACCATAGCTCCGGTTGTCAGCAAGATCTTCTGCAGCTCGTCGCACGCCGTGCTGATGGTGCGCAGGCGTCCTCCGACAGTGAACGGCGGCGGCCTTGTTGTTACAAACCAGGATCAGAGGGCCGCTTTCAGCGTCGATGGCTGTGGAATCATCGGTGCTAGTGGGCAGTTGATCGTCAGGAATGGTGATGGCAGTGCAATCCTCTTCATCCACAAGAAG GAAGGTGTCGTACAAGCGTTGAGTGTTAATAACTGGTGGAGAGGATATCTGTCCGATTATGGTGAGCCAAGCAAGCTGGTTTTCAGCTTGCAGGATCCTAAGCCTGTCCTCTTCATGAAGGGTGACGTTCGGGTCACCGTGGAACCCAACGGGAGAAAGAGGCACTGGGACTACGAGGTGACTGGATCCTTTGCTCAGAGATCTTGTGCCATCAAGAACCGAGCAGGCCAGGTTGTAGCGCAG ATTGGTGCGAAGGGGATGATGGCAGGCAGGGACTTCTACCAAGTGGTGGTGCAACCGGGCTACGACCAGGCCTTTGTGGTTGGCATTATTGCCATTCTTGACAACATGAATGGAGAGTCCACAAGCTGTTAA
- the LOC110437091 gene encoding serine/threonine-protein kinase RIPK-like, whose protein sequence is MQTEVFFLGQLRHPHLVKLIGYCYEDEHRLLVYEFMTRGSLEKHLFKKYAASLPWSTRLKIAIGAAKGLAFLHEAEKPVIYRDFKTSNILLDSDYKAKLSDFGLAKDGPEDDETHVSTRVMGTQGYAAPEYIMTGHLTAKSDVYGFGVVLLELLSGRKAVDKTRPAREQSLVEWARPYLTDARRLDRVVMDPNLAGQYSARAAHRAAAVAHQCVALNPKSRPHMSAVVDALEPLLALDDCGIVGPFVYVAPPETVTKGDEAAVGNKRGSGRRGGRRRSSGEGGAAAVVRPEE, encoded by the exons ATGCAGACGGAAGTGTTCTTCCTGGGACAGCTGAGGCACCCTCACCTGGTGAAGCTGATCGGCTACTGCTACGAGGACGAGCACAGGCTGCTCGTCTACGAGTTCATGACCAGGGGCAGCCTGGAGAAGCATCTCTTCAAAA AATACGCTGCGTCGTTGCCATGGTCAACACGGCTGAAGATCGCCATTGGCGCTGCTAAAGGGTTGGCCTTCCTCCATGAAGCCGAGAAGCCGGTCATCTACCGGGACTTCAAGACCTCCAACATCCTGCTGGACTCG gatTACAAGGCGAAGCTGTCGGATTTCGGTCTGGCCAAGGACGGTCCGGAGGACGACGAGACGCACGTGTCGACGCGAGTCATGGGCACGCAGGGCTACGCGGCGCCGGAGTACATCATGACGGGCCACCTGACGGCGAAGAGCGACGTGTACGGCTTCGGCGTGGTGCTGCTGGAGCTGCTGTCGGGCCGCAAGGCGGTGGACAAGACCCGGCCGGCGAGGGAGCAGAGCCTTGTGGAGTGGGCGCGCCCGTACCTGACGGACGCGCGCCGCCTGGACCGCGTCGTCATGGACCCCAACCTCGCCGGCCAGTACTCCGCCCGCGCCGCGCACagggccgccgccgtcgcgcacCAGTGCGTCGCGCTCAACCCAAAGTCACGGCCACACATGTCCGCCGTCGTCGACGCGCTCGAGCCGCTCCTCGCGCTCGACGACTGCGGCATCGTCGGGCCATTCGTCTACGTCGCGCCGCCGGAGACGGTCACCAAAGGGGACGAAGCGGCGGTGGGTAATAAGAGAGGGTCCGGCAGACGAGGAGGCCGGAGGAGGTCGTCAGGAGAAGGCGGTGCGGCGGCCGTCGTGCGGCCGGAGGAGTGA